The Coffea arabica cultivar ET-39 chromosome 8e, Coffea Arabica ET-39 HiFi, whole genome shotgun sequence genome window below encodes:
- the LOC113703150 gene encoding UPF0481 protein At3g47200-like — MSEDKGLTTRIDRKLSGLSNSFSKQRIFRVHHKLRSQNEVAYEPQMFSIGPYHHGKENLVKAQTYKLWYLKELLLRRGESSTERYINALKDLEDEARIWYAEEDMIGLGSDEFVEMMLLDGFFIIELLRKYAGWCQYKEYPLNYAPKQGDPIILNRRIIGCLFRDILLFENQLPFFILVRLFEMTKSPGGAEEENLVDLAIFPHSPLHFFFPGEKPVSLPNPTTNIAGNVGDVVHLLHLVHECWCWSFAGKLAGGNLSPENGDPQGFRSTRGGWLKLMKKSSIKLHKISGSACWPFAAKPAADNRSLENGHPHDIYSTSGWDLEKGVSATQLHEITSSLHCFSFAAKRVADHQSQENGDSQDNCSTSGQVYEHIKCASELRQAGIKFETANESVSWLDIAFEKGVMKIPTLDVHDVTECVFRNLIGFELYMINGLNDRRYVIDYITFMDSLIDSSRDVEKLRHQKIITKWLGDDKAISSVFNSLVKEVETDAGNDFFCYSRVFKQVNEYSSRRWNIWRAHLMRNYFNNPWSIISFAAALVLLVLTFVQTIFSILQFESETSCACKVS; from the coding sequence ATGTCTGAGGACAAAGGACTGACTACTCGTATTGATCGAAAGCTTTCTGGGCTGTCAAATTCATTTAGCAAGCAACGGATTTTCAGAGTCCATCATAAACTTCGTAGCCAAAATGAAGTGGCGTACGAACCACAGATGTTCTCTATCGGGCCTTATCATCACGGTAAGGAAAACTTGGTAAAAGCGCAGACGTATAAGCTGTGGTACTTGAAAGAGCTTCTCCTTCGAAGAGGCGAGTCAAGTACCGAGAGATACATCAATGCCTTAAAAGACCTTGAAGATGAAGCTCGAATTTGGTATGCAGAAGAAGATATGATTGGTCTTGGTAGTGATGAATTTGTGGAAATGATGCTACTTGACGGGTTCTTTATCATTGAGCTTTTGAGGAAATATGCTGGTTGGTGCCAGTACAAAGAGTATCCCCTTAATTATGCCCCAAAACAAGGTGATCCCATCATCCTGAATCGTAGGATAATAGGATGTCTGTTCAGGGACATACTATTGTTTGAAAATCAACTGCCTTTCTTCATCCTGGTTCGTCTGTTTGAAATGACTAAGTCACCTGGAGGAGCTGAGGAGGAGAACCTCGTTGATCTTGCCATTTTCCCTCATTCACCTCTGCATTTCTTTTTCCCAGGTGAGAAACCTGTATCATTACCGAATCCTACCACAAACATTGCTGGAAATGTTGGAGATGTCGTTCATCTTCTTCACCTGGTGCACGAGTGCTGGtgttggtcatttgctggaaAGCTAGCAGGTGGTAATCTAAGCCCAGAAAACGGGGATCCACAAGGCTTTCGTTCTACAAGAGGCGGGTGGTTGAAGCTAATGAAAAAATCCTCAATCAAGCTACATAAAATTTCTGGCAGCGCATGTTGGCCATTTGCTGCAAAACCCGCAGCTGATAATCGAAGCCTAGAAAACGGGCATCCACATGACATTTATTCCACAAGCGGCTGGGATTTGGAGAAAGGTGTATCCGCAACCCAGCTACACGAAATTACTAGCAGCTTGCACTGTTTTTCATTTGCTGCAAAACGAGTAGCTGATCATCAAAGCCAAGAGAATGGGGATTCGcaagacaattgttccacaagTGGCCAGGTGTACGAGCACATAAAATGCGCAAGCGAGCTGCGACAAGCCGGGATAAAGTTTGAGACGGCTAACGAAAGTGTATCGTGGCTGGATATTGCTTTTGAAAAGGGGGTAATGAAAATCCCGACTTTGGACGTTCATGATGTTACAGAATGCGTCTTCAGAAACTTAATTGGGTTTGAACTTTACATGATTAATGGACTGAATGATAGAAGATATGTAATCGATTATATCACGTTCATGGATAGTCTCATTGATTCCTCAAGGGATGTTGAAAAGCTTCGACACCAAAAAATTATAACCAAGTGGTTAGGTGATGATAAAGCGATATCTTCAGTGTTTAATAGTCTTGTGAAGGAGGTCGAGACTGATGCAGGCAACGATTTCTTCTGTTACTCGAGAGTTTTCAAGCAAGTGAACGAGTATTCTAGCCGGCGTTGGAACATCTGGAGGGCTCATCTGATGAGGAATTATTTCAATAACCCCTGGTCCATCATCTCATTTGCAGCTGCTCTTGTGTTGCTCGTTCTGACGTTTGTGCAGACCATATTTTCGATCCTACAATTCGAAAGCGAGACCAGTTGTGCATGTAAAGTGTCCTAA
- the LOC113703155 gene encoding BURP domain-containing protein 3-like has translation MDLLKLLCFLTSVSLGIAAQHADLEVYWKSKLPNTPMPKAVRDILQNGKPPGVGALSASPQAVPFRYGRYMIRYGKNPTEGQLLNHQNVTVFFLKMDLHGGSIMNLQFVNLLENTAAFLPRQVADSIPFSSKSVPEILNKFSVNPNSVQAEAIKETIADCEEPGIEGEDKRCATSLQSMVDFTTSKLGNHVGAISTEAQKPDPKTLKYVIVDVSKLNNDDKAIVACHKQNYVCAVFYCHTLQHTDAYRVNLVGADDGAKVKAVVVCHKDTSAWNPKHVAFQLLKVKPGNVPICHFLPEDHFVSWALRH, from the exons ATGGACTTGCTCAAGCTCCTCTGTTTTCTGACATCTGTTTCT CTAGGAATTGCAGCACAGCATGCAGATCTTGAAGTTTATTGGAAATCCAAGCTTCCAAACACTCCTATGCCAAAAGCTGTGAGAGATATCTTACAGAACG GAAAGCCTCCAGGAGTTGGCGCACTCAGCGCAAGTCCCCAGGCCGTCCCATTCCGTTATGGTAGATATATGATCAGATATGGTAAAAATCCTACCGAAGGCCAACTTCTTAATCACCAAAACGTAACAGTTTTCTTCTTGAAAATGGACCTCCATGGCGGCTCAATCATGAATCTGCAGTTTGTTAATTTACTGGAGAATACTGCGGCCTTCCTACCCCGCCAGGTGGCTGATTCCATTCCCTTCTCGTCCAAATCTGTTCCCGAAATTTTGAACAAATTCTCAGTGAACCCAAATTCAGTACAAGCCGAAGCTATCAAGGAAACCATAGCAGACTGTGAGGAGCCTGGGATCGAAGGGGAAGACAAGCGTTGCGCAACTTCTCTCCAGTCGATGGTCGATTTCACTACTTCCAAGCTGGGGAATCATGTTGGAGCAATTTCAACCGAAGCCCAGAAACCAGATCCGAAAACCTTAAAATATGTTATTGTGGATGTTTCCAAGTTGAATAACGATGATAAAGCAATCGTTGCTTGCCACAAGCAAAACTATGTCTGCGCAGTTTTTTACTGTCACACCCTGCAGCATACTGATGCATATAGGGTTAATTTAGTTGGAGCTGATGATGGGGCAAAAGTCAAGGCTGTGGTTGTTTGTCACAAGGATACATCAGCATGGAACCCAAAACATGTAGCTTTTCAGCTGCTAAAGGTGAAGCCTGGAAATGTTCCAATCTGCCATTTCCTTCCTGAGGATCACTTTGTCAGCTGGGCTCTAAGGCACTGA
- the LOC113704872 gene encoding UPF0481 protein At3g47200-like, translated as MSEDKGLTTRIDRKLSGLSNSFSKQRIFRVDHKLRSQNEVAYEPQMFSIGPYHHGKENLVKSQTYKLWYLKELLLRRGESSTERYINALKDLEDEARSWYAEEDMIGLGTDEFVEMMLLDGFFIIEILRKYAGWCLYKDYPLNYGPKQGDPIFLNRRIMGCLFRDILLFENQLPFFILVRLFEMTKSPGGAEEENLVDLAIFPHSPLHLFFPGEKPVSLPNPTTNIAGNVGDVVHLLHLLHECWCWSFAGKLAGGNRSPENGDPGDIYSTSGWDLEKGVSATQLPKITSILHCFPFASKPAADHQSQENGDSQDNCSTSGEVNEHIKCASELRQAGIKFETANKSVSWLDIAFEKGVMKIPTLDVHDVTECVFRNLIGFELYMINGLYDRRYVIDYVTFMDSLIASSRDVEKLRRQKIITKWLGDDEAISSVFNGLVKEVETYTGNDVFCYSRVFKQVNEYSSRRWNIWRAHLMRNYIENHWSVMSIVLLILTFVQTIFSILQFENE; from the coding sequence ATGTCTGAGGACAAAGGACTGACCACTCGTATTGATCGAAAGCTTTCTGGGCTATCAAATTCATTTAGCAAGCAACGGATTTTCAGAGTCGATCATAAACTTCGCAGCCAAAATGAAGTGGCGTACGAACCACAGATGTTCTCTATCGGGCCTTATCATCACGGTAAGGAAAACTTGGTAAAATCGCAGACGTATAAGCTGTGGTACTTGAAAGAGCTTCTCCTTCGAAGAGGCGAGTCAAGTACTGAGAGATACATCAATGCCTTAAAAGACCTTGAAGATGAAGCTCGAAGTTGGTATGCAGAAGAAGATATGATTGGTCTTGGTACTGATGAATTTGTTGAAATGATGCTACTTGACGGGTTCTTTATCATTGAGATTTTGAGGAAATATGCTGGTTGGTGCCTGTACAAAGATTATCCCCTTAATTACGGCCCAAAACAAGGTGATCCCATCTTCCTGAATCGTAGGATAATGGGATGTCTGTTCAGGGACATACTACTGTTTGAAAATCAACTGCCTTTCTTCATCCTGGTTCGTCTGTTTGAAATGACCAAGTCACCTGGAGGAGCTGAGGAGGAGAACCTCGTTGATCTTGCCATTTTCCCTCATTCACCTCTGCATCTCTTTTTCCCAGGTGAGAAACCTGTATCATTACCGAATCCTACCACAAACATTGCTGGAAATGTTGGAGATGTCGTTCATCTTCTTCACCTGTTGCACGAGTGCTGGtgttggtcatttgctggaaAACTAGCAGGTGGTAATCGAAGCCCAGAAAACGGGGATCCAGGTGACATTTATTCCACAAGCGGCTGGGATTTGGAGAAAGGTGTATCCGCAACCCAGCTACCCAAAATTACTAGCATCTTGCACTGTTTTCCATTTGCTTCAAAACCAGCAGCTGATCATCAAAGCCAAGAGAATGGGGATTCGcaagacaattgttccacaagTGGCGAGGTGAACGAGCACATAAAATGCGCAAGCGAGCTACGACAAGCCGGGATAAAGTTTGAGACGGCTAACAAAAGTGTATCGTGGCTGGATATTGCTTTTGAAAAGGGGGTAATGAAAATCCCGACTCTGGACGTTCATGATGTTACAGAATGCGTCTTCAGAAACTTAATTGGGTTTGAACTTTACATGATTAATGGACTGTATGATAGAAGATATGTAATTGATTATGTCACGTTCATGGATAGTCTCATTGCTTCCTCAAGGGATGTTGAAAAGCTTCGACGCCAAAAAATTATAACCAAATGGTTAGGTGATGATGAAGCGATATCTTCAGTGTTTAATGGACTTGTGAAGGAGGTCGAGACTTATACAGGCAACGATGTCTTCTGTTACTCGAGAGTTTTCAAGCAAGTGAACGAGTATTCTAGCCGGCGTTGGAACATCTGGAGGGCTCATCTGATGAGGAATTATATCGAAAACCACTGGTCCGTCATGTCAATTGTGTTGCTCATTCTGACATTTGTGCAGACCATATTTTCTATCCTACAATTCGAAAATGAATAG
- the LOC113704873 gene encoding UPF0481 protein At3g47200 isoform X2 has protein sequence MSEDKGVITSIDRKLSGLSNSFGKQRIFRVDHKLRSQNEVAYEPQMFSIGPYHHGKENLVKAQTYKLWYLKELLLRRGESSTERYINALKDLEEGARSWYAEEDMIGLGSDEFVEMMLLDGFFIIEFLRKYAGWCRYKEYPLNYGPEQGEKPVSLPNPTTNIAGNVGDVVHLLHLVHECWCWSFAGKLAGGNRSPDNGDPQGFHSTRGGWLKLMKESSIKLHKIAGSACWPFAAKPAADNRSLENGHPHDIYSTSDWDLEKSVSATQLPKITSSLHCFSFAAKRVADHQSQENGDSQDDCSTSGEVYVHIKCASELQQAGIKFETANKSVSWLDIAFEKGVMKIPTLDVHDVTECVFRNLIGFELYMINGLYDRRYVIDYLTFMDSLIDSSRDVEKLRHQKIITKWLGDDKAISSVFNSLVKEVETEAANDFFCYSRVFKQVNEYSSRRWNIWRAHLMRNYFNNPWSIISFAAALVLLILTFVQTIFSILQFKSEPSCGCKVS, from the exons ATGTCTGAGGACAAAGGAGTAATAACTAGTATTGATCGAAAGCTTTCTGGGCTATCAAATTCATTTGGCAAGCAACGGATTTTCAGAGTCGATCATAAACTTCGCAGCCAAAATGAAGTGGCGTACGAACCACAGATGTTCTCTATCGGGCCTTATCATCACGGTAAGGAAAACTTGGTAAAAGCGCAGACGTATAAGCTGTGGTACTTGAAAGAGCTTCTCCTTCGAAGAGGCGAGTCAAGTACTGAGAGATACATCAATGCCTTAAAAGACCTTGAAGAGGGAGCTCGAAGTTGGTATGCAGAAGAAGATATGATTGGTCTTGGTAGTGATGAATTTGTGGAAATGATGCTACTTGACGGGTTCTTTATCATTGAGTTTTTGAGGAAATATGCTGGTTGGTGCCGGTACAAAGAGTATCCCCTTAATTACGGCCCAGAACAAG GTGAGAAACCTGTATCATTACCGAATCCTACCACAAACATTGCTGGAAATGTTGGAGATGTCGTTCATCTTCTTCACCTGGTGCACGAGTGCTGGtgttggtcatttgctggaaAACTAGCAGGTGGTAATCGTAGCCCAGATAACGGGGATCCACAAGGCTTTCATTCTACAAGAGGCGGGTGGTTGAAGCTAATGAAAGAATCCTCAATCAAGCTACATAAAATTGCTGGCAGCGCATGTTGGCCATTTGCTGCAAAACCAGCAGCTGATAATCGAAGCCTAGAAAACGGGCATCCACATGACATTTATTCCACAAGCGACTGGGATTTGGAGAAAAGTGTATCCGCAACCCAGCTACCCAAAATTACTAGCAGCTTGCACTGTTTTTCATTTGCTGCAAAACGAGTAGCTGATCATCAAAGCCAAGAGAATGGGGATTCGCAAGACGATTGTTCCACAAGTGGCGAGGTGTACGTGCACATAAAATGCGCAAGCGAACTGCAACAAGCCGGGATAAAGTTTGAGACGGCTAACAAAAGTGTATCGTGGCTGGATATTGCTTTTGAAAAGGGGGTAATGAAAATCCCGACTCTGGACGTTCATGATGTTACAGAATGCGTCTTCAGAAACTTAATTGGGTTTGAACTTTACATGATTAATGGACTGTATGATAGAAGATATGTAATTGATTATCTCACGTTCATGGATAGTCTCATTGATTCCTCAAGGGATGTTGAAAAGCTTCGACACCAAAAAATTATAACCAAGTGGTTAGGTGATGATAAAGCGATATCTTCAGTGTTTAATAGTCTTGTGAAGGAGGTCGAGACTGAAGCAGCCAACGATTTCTTCTGTTACTCGAGAGTTTTCAAGCAAGTGAACGAGTATTCTAGCCGGCGTTGGAACATCTGGAGGGCTCATCTGATGAGGAATTATTTCAATAACCCCTGGTCCATCATCTCATTTGCAGCTGCTCTTGTGTTGCTCATTCTGACATTTGTGCAGACCATATTTTCGATCCTACAATTCAAAAGCGAGCCCAGCTGTGGATGTAAAGTGTCCTAA
- the LOC113704873 gene encoding UPF0481 protein At3g47200 isoform X1 has translation MSEDKGVITSIDRKLSGLSNSFGKQRIFRVDHKLRSQNEVAYEPQMFSIGPYHHGKENLVKAQTYKLWYLKELLLRRGESSTERYINALKDLEEGARSWYAEEDMIGLGSDEFVEMMLLDGFFIIEFLRKYAGWCRYKEYPLNYGPEQGDPIFLNRRILGCLFRDILLFENQLPFFILVRLLEMTKSPGGAEEENLIDLAIFPDSPLHFFFPGEKPVSLPNPTTNIAGNVGDVVHLLHLVHECWCWSFAGKLAGGNRSPDNGDPQGFHSTRGGWLKLMKESSIKLHKIAGSACWPFAAKPAADNRSLENGHPHDIYSTSDWDLEKSVSATQLPKITSSLHCFSFAAKRVADHQSQENGDSQDDCSTSGEVYVHIKCASELQQAGIKFETANKSVSWLDIAFEKGVMKIPTLDVHDVTECVFRNLIGFELYMINGLYDRRYVIDYLTFMDSLIDSSRDVEKLRHQKIITKWLGDDKAISSVFNSLVKEVETEAANDFFCYSRVFKQVNEYSSRRWNIWRAHLMRNYFNNPWSIISFAAALVLLILTFVQTIFSILQFKSEPSCGCKVS, from the coding sequence ATGTCTGAGGACAAAGGAGTAATAACTAGTATTGATCGAAAGCTTTCTGGGCTATCAAATTCATTTGGCAAGCAACGGATTTTCAGAGTCGATCATAAACTTCGCAGCCAAAATGAAGTGGCGTACGAACCACAGATGTTCTCTATCGGGCCTTATCATCACGGTAAGGAAAACTTGGTAAAAGCGCAGACGTATAAGCTGTGGTACTTGAAAGAGCTTCTCCTTCGAAGAGGCGAGTCAAGTACTGAGAGATACATCAATGCCTTAAAAGACCTTGAAGAGGGAGCTCGAAGTTGGTATGCAGAAGAAGATATGATTGGTCTTGGTAGTGATGAATTTGTGGAAATGATGCTACTTGACGGGTTCTTTATCATTGAGTTTTTGAGGAAATATGCTGGTTGGTGCCGGTACAAAGAGTATCCCCTTAATTACGGCCCAGAACAAGGTGACCCCATCTTCCTGAATCGTAGGATATTGGGATGTCTGTTCAGGGACATACTATTGTTTGAAAATCAACTGCCTTTCTTCATCCTGGTTCGTCTGCTTGAAATGACTAAGTCACCTGGAGGAGCTGAGGAGGAGAACCTCATTGATCTTGCAATTTTCCCTGATTCACCTCTGCATTTCTTTTTCCCAGGTGAGAAACCTGTATCATTACCGAATCCTACCACAAACATTGCTGGAAATGTTGGAGATGTCGTTCATCTTCTTCACCTGGTGCACGAGTGCTGGtgttggtcatttgctggaaAACTAGCAGGTGGTAATCGTAGCCCAGATAACGGGGATCCACAAGGCTTTCATTCTACAAGAGGCGGGTGGTTGAAGCTAATGAAAGAATCCTCAATCAAGCTACATAAAATTGCTGGCAGCGCATGTTGGCCATTTGCTGCAAAACCAGCAGCTGATAATCGAAGCCTAGAAAACGGGCATCCACATGACATTTATTCCACAAGCGACTGGGATTTGGAGAAAAGTGTATCCGCAACCCAGCTACCCAAAATTACTAGCAGCTTGCACTGTTTTTCATTTGCTGCAAAACGAGTAGCTGATCATCAAAGCCAAGAGAATGGGGATTCGCAAGACGATTGTTCCACAAGTGGCGAGGTGTACGTGCACATAAAATGCGCAAGCGAACTGCAACAAGCCGGGATAAAGTTTGAGACGGCTAACAAAAGTGTATCGTGGCTGGATATTGCTTTTGAAAAGGGGGTAATGAAAATCCCGACTCTGGACGTTCATGATGTTACAGAATGCGTCTTCAGAAACTTAATTGGGTTTGAACTTTACATGATTAATGGACTGTATGATAGAAGATATGTAATTGATTATCTCACGTTCATGGATAGTCTCATTGATTCCTCAAGGGATGTTGAAAAGCTTCGACACCAAAAAATTATAACCAAGTGGTTAGGTGATGATAAAGCGATATCTTCAGTGTTTAATAGTCTTGTGAAGGAGGTCGAGACTGAAGCAGCCAACGATTTCTTCTGTTACTCGAGAGTTTTCAAGCAAGTGAACGAGTATTCTAGCCGGCGTTGGAACATCTGGAGGGCTCATCTGATGAGGAATTATTTCAATAACCCCTGGTCCATCATCTCATTTGCAGCTGCTCTTGTGTTGCTCATTCTGACATTTGTGCAGACCATATTTTCGATCCTACAATTCAAAAGCGAGCCCAGCTGTGGATGTAAAGTGTCCTAA